Part of the Deltaproteobacteria bacterium genome, GATGTCGATGCACCGGCAAATCTGAACCAATGCCTGCCCGCTCGTGCATCAGTGTCGTCACCAATACTTTCCAGCCTTCATCTTTTGGACCGATCAGATTGGCCTTTGGCACGCGCACATCTTCAAAGAACACTTCGTTAAACTCAGCATCGCCGGTGATCTGTACCAGTGGTCGCACAGTGATGCCCGGCGTTTTCATATCAACAATCAAACAACTAATACCGCGATGTTTGGGCGAATCGGGGTCAGTCCGCACAAACAGTTGGATGAAACTGGCGCGATGCGCATAGCTGGTCCAGACTTTTTGTCCGTTGACGACGAAAAAATCACCATCTTCAACCGCTCGCGTTTGCATTGAGGCTAAGTCGGACCCTGCATTCGGTTCTGACAGCCCTTCGCACCAAATCTCTTCACCAGAGAGAATCTTCGGGAGGTAGCGCTTCTTTTGTTCTTCGGTGCCCCAGTGAATGAGCGTCGGGCCAGACATAATCAAACCCAGCATATTCGCGTAACGCGGAGCCCGCACTTTCCCGAGTTCCTGATTGAAAATGAACATCTCCATCAGACTGGCACCACGTCCACCGTACTCCTTGGGCCAGTGAATCCCGACCCAACCACCTTCATGGGCTTTTTTCTGCCACGCGCGTTGAAAATCGAAACGCGCCTCCAGGTCGATTGCCTCGACTTTTTCAGGATCAAAGTCCTTGGGCAGATTACTTTCCAACCACGTACGTACCTCTTGGCGAAATGCTTCTTCTTCAGGAGAGAAATTAAAATCCATAGTGTTCCTCGTTGCGGCCCTACCTTAGCCAGCGGTCGGGGCGGATTGCAATATGCCCTGCTTTCGCGCGATAAGAAATCGCAGCAACAAAAAAGGAGAACAAGCATGGCAACAACATCACCGTATACGTACATCGCCGCAGGACATCACCAAGTCGCCTTTGTCGTGAACGACATCAGCGCTTCAGAACGTTTCTTCACCGAGAAACTCGGCGTACCCAAGTTCTTTCTCTTTAAAGACGTCCAAGTGCACGAAGCAACGTATCGCGGCAAGCCAGGCGATTTTCATATTCACATCGCGATTGGCTATGCAGGCAATACACAAATTGAGCTGATTCAGCATGTGTCTGGGCAGAATGTCTACAAAGAGTTTCTCGACAAAAAAGGCGAGGGCCTACATCACTTGGGGTTCATCGTACCAGACCACGATAAAGTCATTGCTGACTTCGCCGCCAATGGATTTCCCGTGATTCAGAGTGGCCGTATCGGCAACAATCCTGGAGTGAAGTTTGCCTATTTCGATACCGAAGCTGCCATCGGCGCGCTCATGGAAAGCATCGTGCTGGACGAGCAAAACCGCAAGCTGTTTGAGAAGATTAAAGGTGGGCCATTGTAAAAATCTGCAACAAATGTTTGAGCACTGAGCACTCGCAATGAAACAGCAAATCAATCTGAGCGCCATTTCCTCGCAAACACTGGAACATTACAATCAGAACGCCGACGATTTTCGC contains:
- a CDS encoding acyl-CoA dehydrogenase, with protein sequence MDFNFSPEEEAFRQEVRTWLESNLPKDFDPEKVEAIDLEARFDFQRAWQKKAHEGGWVGIHWPKEYGGRGASLMEMFIFNQELGKVRAPRYANMLGLIMSGPTLIHWGTEEQKKRYLPKILSGEEIWCEGLSEPNAGSDLASMQTRAVEDGDFFVVNGQKVWTSYAHRASFIQLFVRTDPDSPKHRGISCLIVDMKTPGITVRPLVQITGDAEFNEVFFEDVRVPKANLIGPKDEGWKVLVTTLMHERAGIGSDLPVHRHLKELIRLCQVFEINGQPASKDPAVRQKLAQFTMESQAITYNMFRSFSKRLKGTPPGPEGSINKLFGSDLNMRIAQFATELLGPYAQVVQGSSHAVDHGRWPRAALWYRLLTIGGGTSEIQRGILGDRMLGLPKG